The sequence below is a genomic window from Candidatus Limnocylindria bacterium.
CGTTCCGCAACTGGTCGGTCGACGGGATCATGTCCGACTTCCCGGAGCGCGTGCCTAAGGAGTAGTCCTCAGCCCGGCGTGCTCGATGCCCAACCGCGCGAGCGTTCGACAGCGCGCTGCCAACCGTCGTAGAGGAAGCGACGTTGATCAACTGACATCGTCGGCTCGTAGCGCGCCGCGACCGCTCGCCTCCGACGTAGCTCGTCTGGCGTCTTCCATACACCGACCGCGAGACCGGCGAGGAACGCCGCACCGAGTGCCGTCGTCTCTTGTATGGCGGCCACCTCGACCGGCACGCCGAGCAGATCCGACTGGAACTGCATGAGGAAGCGGTTTGCGGTGCTGCCACCATCGGCGCGCAAGACGTCGATGGACTGTCCGGCCGCGCGCATCGCCTCGACGAGATCGCGCGTCTGATAGGCGATGCTCTCGAGGGTCGCCCGCGCGACGTGCGCACGCGTGGTCCCGCGCTCGATCCCAATGAGGAGTCCGCGTGCGTACATGTCCCAGTGCGGCGCGCCGAGGCCGGTGAACGCGGGGACGAAGTACACGCCGTCGTTGCCGGTGAGGCTTGACGCGAGCGCCTCGGTCTCCTCAGCGCGCGTGATGATGCCAAGACCGTCGCGCAGCCACTGCACCGCGGCGCCGGTGATGAACGCGCTCCCTTCGAGCGCGTAGCGCACGCCGTCGCCGATGTCCCACGCGATCGTCGTGAGCAGACCGCCGCGCGCCGGCGCTGCGGTCGCGCCGGTGTTCGCGAGCAGGAAGCAGCCGGTGCCATAGGTGTTCTTCGCCTCGCCGGATGCGAAGCACGTCTGCCCGAACAGCGCTGCCTGCTGGTCGCCCGCGATCCCGGCGATCGGCACCGCCGTGCCGAAATGTGATGGGTCGGTTTCGCCGACGACGCCCTTCGACGGCACGGGCGTTGCGAACATCGAGCGCGGCAGGTCGAGCATCGCGAGCAGCTCGTCGTCCCATCGACGTCGGTGGATGTCGAAGACCATCGTCCGCGATGCGTTGGATACGTCCGTCACGTGAACGCGGCCGCCCGTGAGCTTCCACACCAGCCACGTGTCGATGGTCCCGCACAGCAGCTCGCCGGCTTCGGCGCGCGCCTGCGCGCCGGGGACCTGATCGAGGATCCAGCGGACCTTCGTCGCGGAGAAGTAGGCGTCGATGACGAGTCCGGTGCGCTCGCGCACGAGCCCCTCGAGCCCGCGGGCGCGCAGCGCTTCGCAGATCTGTGCGCTCGCGCGGCTCTGCCACACCACCGCGGGGTGGATCGGGCGGCCCGTCGCGCGTTCCCAGACCACGGTGGTCTCGCGCTGATTCGTGATGCCTATGCCCGCGACGTCCTTCGCACCGATGCGGGCCGCGGCGAGCGCATCGCGGCCGACCGCGATGGTCGTCGCGAAGATCTCGTCGGGGTCGTGCTCGACATGGCCGGACGCCGGGTAGCTCTGCCGGGTCTCGCGGTCGGCGGCGCCGCGGACCGCTCCGTCGGCGTCGAAGACGAGCGCGGCCGAGCCGGTCGTTCCCTGGTCGAGCGCCAGGACGAATGTCACTTCACGCTGAAGCGACGCATGGGCTCGACCTCGCGGCAGTACGCTGCGACCTCGCCCTTGGTCCGCTCGGCATCCCAGCCGAGGAGCGGTCCCATCAGCCCCGCGACGACGTCGATGCAGTCGAGGCCCTGGCACGGCGCGAGGCCGAGCGCCGTTCGCCGTAGCAGCGCATCGCCGATCGTCCGCGCCCACTCGCTCCGAACGGCGTGGACGATCTCCGCCGCCATGCCCTTGTAGTGGGGACAGAGCGGCGCTGCCAGGGACGGATCATCTGCGGCCAGGGCGGCGATCGCGAGCGCACGCGACCCATCCGCGCCTGGCAGCGGTGTGGAGGCGGTCGAGGATCCGCGGATCGCGGCGCTGCCGACGGGACCGAGCTTTCGCGCCGCGAGGTCGGTCACCTCCTCGGCGATGGCGCGGTACGCGGTGATCTTCCCGCCGACGACGGACAGGACGCCCGCGACGCCGTCGCGGCGCTCGTGGTCGAAGAGCGCGTGCTTCCGCGACACCTGGCCCTCGCTCACGCCTTCCTCGCGGACCAGCGCGCGGACGCCCGCCCATGTGAAGAAGATCTCGTCGAACGGCGCGTTGGGGAAGGCGCGATGCGCCTCGTCCTGCAGATAGCGCACGTCCTCCTCCGTCGCGGACGCGTCGGCGGGATCTCCCTCGTAGTCGGTGTCGGTCGTGCCGACGATCGTGCTGTCGAGCCAGGGCACGACGAAGAACAAGCGGCCGTCGCGCTTCGCGAACAGGACGTGCGCCTGCTGCGTGGCGCGCGGCGTGACGATGTGGATGCCCTTTGTGAGCCGGAGCAGGGGCTTCGCGGTCCGGCGCAGCGGCGCGATCGTCCGATCCAGCCACGGGCCCGTGGCGTTGATGGTCAGTCGTGCACGCACCTCGAGATCGGCGTCGGCGATCCTGTCGCGCACGACGGCGCCGCCGACGCGGTCGCCCTCACGCAGGTAGGACGTCGCGCGAGCGTGATTGAGGACGAGCGCGCCGTGATCTGCCGCGTCGACGACGTTCTCGATGACCAGGCGCTCCACCAGCGGCACCTGTGCGTCATAGAAGCGCCAGGCGCCGGTGAGTCCGTCGGGATCGAGTGCCGGTTCCGCCGCGAGCGTCTCGTCGCGACCGAGCCACTTTCGCTTCGGCAGTGTCTTGTCGAGCGAGAGGGCGTCGTAGAGCTGCATGCCGATGCGCAGCTTGAACTGGTACCAGAGGCTGGGCCGGTAGAACGGCAGGAGGAACGCGAGCGGGAACACGAGGTGCGGCGCGATGCGAAGGAGGATCTCGCGCTCGCGCATGTCGCTGCGCACCAGCGCGAAGTCGAAGAGTTCGAGATAGCGCAGGCCGCCGTGGATGAGACGCGTCGGCCGTGAGGTCGTCCCGGAGGCGAAGTCGTCCTGCTCGACGAGAGCGACCGAATGTCCGCGGAGAGCCGCGTCACGCGCGATCCCCGCTCCGATGATGCCGCCGCCGATGACCAGGAGATCGACGGTGCGGCCGCCGAGCGACCGCACCGTCTCTTCTCGTGTGTTTACGTTACGGGTTCGCCTTGTTGTATTTGTCGATCGCGGCGTTGATTTCCGTCACGGCAGCATCGAGCGCCGCCTGGCTGGTCGCCTGCCCAAGCAGAACAGACTCGATCATCTTTTGGGTGCGCTGGCGGGCCTGCGGCATGACGCCCAGGACCGCGCCGTTGGTGTTGCGGTTCTGCGGTGATTCACGGATCTGCGTGATCGCGGTGAGGAACTGCGGGTACTTGGTCGCCCACTCCTTGCTCGGCCCCGTGTCGTAGGCGGCCTTCACGATCGGGTAGTAGCCCGTGTCTGACTGCCACTGCCCCTGCACCGCCGGGGTCATCGCGTATTTCACGAATTCCCAGGCGGCCTGCTGCTCGGCCGGCGGCCGGCTCTTCATGATGTAGAGCGATGCGCCTCCGATGATGTTGCCGCCGTCCTTCGGCTTGCTATCCGGCCGGGGATACAGGCCGGTCCCCACTTGGAACTTGGCGACATTGATCGTGTTGCGGAGCGTGGCGGTGCTCTCGATGTACATCGCGGTCTTACCCGAGTTGAACGCGTTCGTGGAGCCTGCGTTGTCGATCCCGGGGTTGTAGAAGTAGCCTCCGTCCACGCCGGCCTTCCACCAGTCGAGAATGGCCTTTCCTTGCGCACTATTCCAGAGAACCTTCGTCGCCCGGTTATCGCGTCCGTTGCCGTTGTCGGCGTACGGCGCGGCGGAAGTCGCCATGAGCTGCTCGAAGAGCCAGCCGTAGATCGATGGGCCGAAGCCGAAGCGGACGGTCGCGCCACTCGCGTCCTTCTTCGTGAGCTTCTTCGCGGCTTCGGCAACCTCGGTGAATGTCACCGGAGGCTTCTCCGGGTCAAGGCCGACCTCTTTAAAGGCGTCCTTGTTGTAGAAGAGGATCGAGGAGGATGCGTTCCAAGGCATGCTCTGAAGCTTGTCCTGGTACTTGTAGTAGTTGATCACCGCGGGCTCGAAGTCCTTCGTGTCGAACTTGTCGCGGTCGATGAACGCTTGCATCGGCACGACTTGGCCGCTGTCGTACATGTAGCGCTGGCCGATGTCGTACACCTGCACAAGGGCCGGCGCGGCGTTCGACGCGATGGCGGTGTTCAGCTTCGCGAGCAAGTCGTCGTAGTTGCCCTGGAAGATGGCCTCGACCTTGATCTTGCTCTGGCTGGTGTTGAAGGCGGCAACGATCCTGTTGATCGCCTCACCGTTCACGCCGCCCATCGCGTGCCACCAGGTGATCGCCGCAGCGGGCGCGATGTCCTTCGCGGGCGCGAGTGCGCTGCTGTCAGATCCGCCTGGCGCCAAGCCACCGCAGGCCGTGGCCACGATCGTGAACGCGAGTGCGAGTGTTGCGAGTTTGCGCATCTTTCTCTCCATCGTCCTAGCCCTTCACCGCCCCCGCGGTGAGGCCCCGGATCAGCTGGCGCTGCCCCAGCACGAGCAGGGCGAGCGTCGGTACTGCGACCATGATGACACCTGCCATCACGAGGCCCCAACGTAGCGATTCTTCGAACCGCAGCTGCGCGATGCCGACCTGGGTCGTGCGCATGAGGACCTGATTGGTCACGAGGAGCGGCCAGAAGTACTGGTTGTAGGTCGACAGAAAGCCGTAGATCGCGACCGTGCCCAGCGCCGGCCGCGAGAGCGGGATCACGGTCGAGATCAGGAAGCGGAACGAGGACGCGCCATCGATCCGCGCCGCGTCCCACAGCTCACGTGGAATCTGCAGGAATGCCTGCCGCAGCAGGAACGTGCCGAAGGCCGTGGCCATGAACGGCACCGCCAGTCCTTGGTACGTGTCGAGCCATCCGATCGTCCGAATCGTCATGTAGTTCGGGATGATCGTGGCCTCCCAGGGGATCATCAGAGTGCTGAGGAACAGGAAGAAGAGCAGCTGCCGCCCGCGGAAGACGAGGAACGAGAACGCATACGCGGCCAGGCCAGCTGTGACGAGCTGGCCCGCCACCACGGCTGACGATACGATGATGCTGTTCAGCAGATAACGGCCGATCGGGATCGTCGCGAACACCTTTCCGTAGTTGTCCAGTGTGGGCTGCGCCGGGAAGATGGGTGGTGGGAAAGTCGCGATCTCGGACTCGCTCATCAGTGAGTACGAGAGTGCGAGAAGGAGCGGGAACGCGACCGCGATCGAACCGACCACGAGCAGCGCGTAGCTCGCGACAGCGCGGATGCTCACCGGTACTCGCTCATTGGTAATGGACCAGTCGCTCGACGAAGCGGAACTGGATGAGCGTGAGGCCCATGACGAGCAGGAACAGGATCACCGCCTGGGCACTCGCGAAGCCGAACTGAAAGTTCTGGAACGCGTCCAGGTAGATGCTGTACACGAGGACCCGCGTCGCATCCACCGGACCACCACGCGTGAGTAGGTGGATCTGCGTAAAGGCCTGTAGCACGGCGACCGTGTCGACGACCAGAAGGAAGAACAGGGATGGCGACACCATCGGGATGGTGATGCGAGTGAACATGCGTAGACCGCGCGCGCCATCGAGGCGCGCCGCCTCATAGATCTCCTCGGGCACGCCCTGAAGACCCGAGAGCAGCACGATGATGTTCGTCCCGAGAGTCAGCCAGATCGTGGTGACCGAGACGGCGATGATCGCGGTCGTGGGCTGGATGAGCCATTCGGGTCCGTGCACGCCGACGCGCGACAGCACGTAGTTGAGCAAGCCGAGGCTCGGGTTGAACAACAGCAGCCAGATGAGCGCGCCGACCGCCGCCGAGATCGCGATCGTGCTTGACATCATCGTGCGGAAGACGTTGATCCCGCGGAGCCTCTGGTTGAGCATGACTGCGAGGACCAGGCCGAGCGCGATCCCGACGGGGACCGTGTATAGGGCGAACTGCGCGGTCGCAACTAGCCCGGTGCGAAAGGCCTCTGATGTCAGCAGCTCCAGGTAGTGATCGAGCCCGGCGAACGTGGTGATCGCTCCTGTGGCTCGCGTGTTGAAGAAGCTGAGGTAGATGGTCTGCGCGAGCGGGATGAACACGAACGCTGCGAACAGGAGCAGCGACGGCGCGAGATAGGCCAGGCCGATGCCCAGCGACCTGGTGTCGCGCGAGGACCACCGTGTCACGGTCGCGGCATCGTACCGCTGATCTCGAGGAGGTCGGTCAGGATCGCGTACGCGACCTGGTCGACGTGCGGGTCGTGGAGCTGGACCACGACGCGCCCGGCCAGGTCCGTGTCGTAGACGAGCCCCATCGAGAAGTCGTCCACCGCGTAGAGCGGATCCAGCGGACCAAGGCGGCGAGGCCCGAACGAGGCGACGACGCCCTCGCCGCGGCGCGCGATCTCGATGAGCGGACGCACGCGGTCCCCGTTCTTGGCCGCGGCGCGAGCTGCTTGAGCCACATGCTCGTCGATCGGCTCGCGCGTCACGTCCTCGGGCACGAGACGGGCGTCCATAAGCACGTTCGCGAGGATCGTGGCCTTCGCCGCCGCATCGTGGCCGTCGAGGTCGTTGCGCGGGTCGGCCTCGGCGATGCCGAGCCGCTGCGCCTCCGCGAGCGCGTCGGCGAACGGGACGCCGGCCGCCGCCGCGGAGATGATGTGGTTGTTCGTGCTCGACACGATCCCGCGGATCGCGGTGATCTTCGCGAGCGGGAGCGCAGCACGTCGCAGGGTGAACACCGGCAGGCAGTCGGCGAGCGTCGCCTCGAAACGCAGCATCCGGCCCTGACGCGTCGCCAGCGCGTCGAGCTCGCGATACGCGCGCGCGATCGGCCCCTTGTTCGCCGTGACGACGTGCTTTCCGGACTCCAGAGCCTCGCGGATGTACGACAGGGCCGGCTCGCCCGTACGCGGGTCGAGCGGTGTCATCTCGACCAAGATGTCCGCGGGCAGTTTGCCCGGCCGCGGAGGAACGAATGGCATCCCCGGGTCGAAGTCCGCATGGGTGGGCTCGAGGGCCATGCCGGGGCCAGGCAGATCCGTTCCCGCGAGGATCGTTCGGAGATCGATGCCGTTCGGGTATACGACGGCGCCGTGCCGGCCTGTCACGAGCGCGGTCACCGTGAACGGCGCCCCCGTCGCGACGAGCAACCGGGCGAGCGCCCGCCCGACGTTCCCGAAGCCATAGAGAGCGAGGCGCACGGCGGTCACGCTAAACTTGTCGTCGATAAGCGTCCGCGGGGCCCCACCGGCATATTCGGTGGAGCCCCTTTTCGGCGTCTACATAGATAAAGGAGAGAGCACTGGTCCGCCTGGCGAAACTGTTCGGGCGTTCGTCACCGCCGCGCGTCGATCGGCTCGTCGTCGGTCTCGGTAATCCGGGCGACGGGTATGCCAACACGCGACACAACGTCGGCTTCCAGGTCGCGAACAAGCTGGCGAAGCGCGCGCGCCTCGAATTCGACACGAAGGCCGCCGAGTCTCGCATCGCCGAGGGCTCGCTGGGCGATCTTCGGATCGCGATCGCGCGGCCGCAGACCTTCATGAACGACAGCGGGCGTGCGGTCGCGAAGCTGCTCGACCGCTACCGCCTCCCGCCCGACGCGCTGCTCGTCGTCTTCGACGAGGTCGACCTGCCGCTCGGGAAGGTCCGGCTGCGCGAACGCGGCGGCCCCGGCACGCATAACGGGATGCGCTCGATCACGAGCGAGATCGGTGAAGGCTTTCCGCGCCTGCGGATCGGCGTCGCGCCGGTCGATCCGACGACCGAGATCGGCGACCTCGCGCAGTACGTCCTGTCGCCATTCACGGCCGATGAGCGAGCCGAAGCGGATCAGGTGATCGTTCGCGGCGCCGAGGCGGCCGAGGTCGCGGTCCGCGACGGGATCAAGCGCGCCATGGACAAATTCAATGGCTAGCACGGCGACGTCCGTATCGGCTGCCCGACTCGGCGGCATCCTCGCTCTCGCCGACCGAAGCGAGCGCTTCCGTGAGCTCGCCGAGCGCCTCGAGGACCGGCGCTCGACCAAGATCGCCGATGCGTCCGCCGGCGCGCGCGCGTTCGCGTGGGCGGCGCTCGTTGAGGTCGCGCGCAGGAGTGTCGTCGTGGTCGCGCCGAGCGAGGATCGCGCTCGGCGGTGGCGCGCGGAGCTTGCCGCGTGGCTCGGTGAGGAGCGCGTTCTCTCGTTCCCCGAGCGCGAGACGATGCCGTACGAGGTCGGCACCGCGTCCGCGGGGGCGGTCCATCAACGTCTCCTCACGCTGTGGCGCGCGCACACCGCGGCCGAGCCGGTGGCGGTCGTCGCGTCGCTGCGCGCGCTCATGCAGCACACGATCGCGCCCGAGCATCTGCGTGAGCGCGGCCGGACGCTGCGCGCCGGCGACCGCGTGTCGTGGAATGAGACGGCGGCGTGGCTCTTCGAGCTCGGATACGAGCCGGTCGCCGAGGTGAGCGAGCCGGGTAGCTTCTCGCGTCGCGGCGGGATCCTCGACGTGTATCCGGCCTCCGCCGACATGCCGGTCCGCATCGAGCTCTTCGGCGACGACATCGAGACACTCCGCAGATTCGATCCGGTCACGCAGCGCTCGCAGGACGCAATCGATGCCGTCGACGTGCTGCCCGCCCGCGAGTACTCGCTCGAAGGCGCACCCGCGCTCGCCGAGCGCCTCGCCGCGCTCGGCTGGGACGTACGGCGCGATGAGGAGGACGAGCTCCAGGCTTACGCATCTCTGGTCGAAGCGCTCCGCGAGGGCCGCGCCTCCCCGGGCACCGATGCGTTCGCCCCG
It includes:
- a CDS encoding carbohydrate ABC transporter permease — translated: MSIRAVASYALLVVGSIAVAFPLLLALSYSLMSESEIATFPPPIFPAQPTLDNYGKVFATIPIGRYLLNSIIVSSAVVAGQLVTAGLAAYAFSFLVFRGRQLLFFLFLSTLMIPWEATIIPNYMTIRTIGWLDTYQGLAVPFMATAFGTFLLRQAFLQIPRELWDAARIDGASSFRFLISTVIPLSRPALGTVAIYGFLSTYNQYFWPLLVTNQVLMRTTQVGIAQLRFEESLRWGLVMAGVIMVAVPTLALLVLGQRQLIRGLTAGAVKG
- a CDS encoding glycerol-3-phosphate dehydrogenase/oxidase, producing the protein MRSLGGRTVDLLVIGGGIIGAGIARDAALRGHSVALVEQDDFASGTTSRPTRLIHGGLRYLELFDFALVRSDMREREILLRIAPHLVFPLAFLLPFYRPSLWYQFKLRIGMQLYDALSLDKTLPKRKWLGRDETLAAEPALDPDGLTGAWRFYDAQVPLVERLVIENVVDAADHGALVLNHARATSYLREGDRVGGAVVRDRIADADLEVRARLTINATGPWLDRTIAPLRRTAKPLLRLTKGIHIVTPRATQQAHVLFAKRDGRLFFVVPWLDSTIVGTTDTDYEGDPADASATEEDVRYLQDEAHRAFPNAPFDEIFFTWAGVRALVREEGVSEGQVSRKHALFDHERRDGVAGVLSVVGGKITAYRAIAEEVTDLAARKLGPVGSAAIRGSSTASTPLPGADGSRALAIAALAADDPSLAAPLCPHYKGMAAEIVHAVRSEWARTIGDALLRRTALGLAPCQGLDCIDVVAGLMGPLLGWDAERTKGEVAAYCREVEPMRRFSVK
- the pth gene encoding aminoacyl-tRNA hydrolase, whose protein sequence is MFGRSSPPRVDRLVVGLGNPGDGYANTRHNVGFQVANKLAKRARLEFDTKAAESRIAEGSLGDLRIAIARPQTFMNDSGRAVAKLLDRYRLPPDALLVVFDEVDLPLGKVRLRERGGPGTHNGMRSITSEIGEGFPRLRIGVAPVDPTTEIGDLAQYVLSPFTADERAEADQVIVRGAEAAEVAVRDGIKRAMDKFNG
- a CDS encoding sugar ABC transporter permease, which translates into the protein MTRWSSRDTRSLGIGLAYLAPSLLLFAAFVFIPLAQTIYLSFFNTRATGAITTFAGLDHYLELLTSEAFRTGLVATAQFALYTVPVGIALGLVLAVMLNQRLRGINVFRTMMSSTIAISAAVGALIWLLLFNPSLGLLNYVLSRVGVHGPEWLIQPTTAIIAVSVTTIWLTLGTNIIVLLSGLQGVPEEIYEAARLDGARGLRMFTRITIPMVSPSLFFLLVVDTVAVLQAFTQIHLLTRGGPVDATRVLVYSIYLDAFQNFQFGFASAQAVILFLLVMGLTLIQFRFVERLVHYQ
- a CDS encoding homoserine dehydrogenase: MRLALYGFGNVGRALARLLVATGAPFTVTALVTGRHGAVVYPNGIDLRTILAGTDLPGPGMALEPTHADFDPGMPFVPPRPGKLPADILVEMTPLDPRTGEPALSYIREALESGKHVVTANKGPIARAYRELDALATRQGRMLRFEATLADCLPVFTLRRAALPLAKITAIRGIVSSTNNHIISAAAAGVPFADALAEAQRLGIAEADPRNDLDGHDAAAKATILANVLMDARLVPEDVTREPIDEHVAQAARAAAKNGDRVRPLIEIARRGEGVVASFGPRRLGPLDPLYAVDDFSMGLVYDTDLAGRVVVQLHDPHVDQVAYAILTDLLEISGTMPRP
- a CDS encoding ABC transporter substrate-binding protein encodes the protein MRKLATLALAFTIVATACGGLAPGGSDSSALAPAKDIAPAAAITWWHAMGGVNGEAINRIVAAFNTSQSKIKVEAIFQGNYDDLLAKLNTAIASNAAPALVQVYDIGQRYMYDSGQVVPMQAFIDRDKFDTKDFEPAVINYYKYQDKLQSMPWNASSSILFYNKDAFKEVGLDPEKPPVTFTEVAEAAKKLTKKDASGATVRFGFGPSIYGWLFEQLMATSAAPYADNGNGRDNRATKVLWNSAQGKAILDWWKAGVDGGYFYNPGIDNAGSTNAFNSGKTAMYIESTATLRNTINVAKFQVGTGLYPRPDSKPKDGGNIIGGASLYIMKSRPPAEQQAAWEFVKYAMTPAVQGQWQSDTGYYPIVKAAYDTGPSKEWATKYPQFLTAITQIRESPQNRNTNGAVLGVMPQARQRTQKMIESVLLGQATSQAALDAAVTEINAAIDKYNKANP
- the glpK gene encoding glycerol kinase GlpK — protein: MTFVLALDQGTTGSAALVFDADGAVRGAADRETRQSYPASGHVEHDPDEIFATTIAVGRDALAAARIGAKDVAGIGITNQRETTVVWERATGRPIHPAVVWQSRASAQICEALRARGLEGLVRERTGLVIDAYFSATKVRWILDQVPGAQARAEAGELLCGTIDTWLVWKLTGGRVHVTDVSNASRTMVFDIHRRRWDDELLAMLDLPRSMFATPVPSKGVVGETDPSHFGTAVPIAGIAGDQQAALFGQTCFASGEAKNTYGTGCFLLANTGATAAPARGGLLTTIAWDIGDGVRYALEGSAFITGAAVQWLRDGLGIITRAEETEALASSLTGNDGVYFVPAFTGLGAPHWDMYARGLLIGIERGTTRAHVARATLESIAYQTRDLVEAMRAAGQSIDVLRADGGSTANRFLMQFQSDLLGVPVEVAAIQETTALGAAFLAGLAVGVWKTPDELRRRRAVAARYEPTMSVDQRRFLYDGWQRAVERSRGWASSTPG